One Lachancea thermotolerans CBS 6340 chromosome F complete sequence DNA window includes the following coding sequences:
- a CDS encoding SDR family oxidoreductase (similar to uniprot|P53183 Saccharomyces cerevisiae YGL039W and similar to uniprot|Q12068 Saccharomyces cerevisiae YOL151W GRE2 NADPH-dependent methylglyoxal reductase) — MPVLVTGCTGFIAQYIVRDLLEQNYEVIGTVRSKEKGDTIERLFNNDPSLTLEVVEDIAAPDAFDNVFEKYGSKIKVILHTASPFHFNATDYENEMLKPALHGTRSVLESIKKYGSKTVERVVVTSSIAAIKDMEKVANADFVYTEESWNPITWEESKLNSQNAYRGSKKFAEKAAWDFWEENKNIVKFELTTVNPSMIFGPQLFDENAKGVLNTSAEVINSFLKSGPDADISALKNDFVDVRDVSKAHLLAFQKTDTVGKRLGLSSGQFNGQDLARILNERFPQLQGTIPQVSGDGANKTEPYAKFDNSNTKEILGFPFRGLEETLSDTVAQILKAQGGV, encoded by the coding sequence GTCCGTGATTTATTAGAACAAAACTACGAAGTCATTGGGACGGTCAGATCGAAGGAAAAAGGCGATACCATCGAAAGACTGTTCAATAACGATCCATCTCTAACGCTCGAGGTAGTTGAAGATATTGCTGCGCCTGATGCTTTCGACAACGTGTTTGAAAAGTACGGTTCGAAAATCAAGGTGATTCTTCACACGGCGTCGCCATTCCATTTCAACGCAACGGATTATGAGAATGAAATGCTAAAGCCTGCTTTACATGGAACCCGTAGTGTCTTGGAGTCCATTAAGAAATATGGTTCTAAAACAGTGGAACGTGTGGTTGTCACCTCCTCAATTGCTGCAATCAAGGACATGGAAAAAGTCGCTAATGCAGACTTCGTCTATACGGAAGAAAGCTGGAACCCGATAACGTGGGAAGAAAGCAAGCTTAACTCGCAGAATGCTTATCGCGGCTCGAAAAAGTTTGCCGAGAAGGCAGCCTGGGATTTCTGggaggaaaacaaaaacattgtCAAATTCGAGTTGACTACCGTGAACCCTTCGATGATTTTCGGCCCACAACTGTTCGACGAGAATGCAAAAGGTGTGCTAAACACCTCTGCAGAAGTCATAAATTCGTTTCTAAAGTCGGGGCCAGATGCAGACATTAGCGCGCTGAAGAACGACTTTGTGGATGTTAGAGACGTATCAAAAGCCCATTTGCTAGCCTTCCAAAAGACAGACACCGTTGGAAAGAGACTTGGTCTCTCTTCCGGTCAGTTTAATGGTCAAGACTTGGCCCGTATCTTGAACGAGCGCTTCCCGCAGCTGCAGGGAACTATACCACAAGTCTCAGGGGATGGAGCCAACAAAACTGAACCTTACGCTAAGTTTGATAACTCCAACACCAAAGAAATCCTTGGGTTCCCTTTCAGAGGCTTGGAGGAGACCTTAAGTGATACCGTTGCCCAAATTCTCAAGGCTCAAGGAGGAGTGTAG
- a CDS encoding KLTH0F04048p (weakly similar to uniprot|P15380 Saccharomyces cerevisiae YOR348C PUT4 proline-specific permease (also capable of transporting alanine and glycine) putative proline-specific permease) — MVKTPQMQELPLSPYASKVAIDNSHSRPNYGHSADSWNNEKSAYQVDQIIDVEDASMELIEGQEHQVARKLKSRHIQLIALGGAIGTGLFIGSGGALSVCGPAPLLISYMIMSFFVWCIMNFLTEMVCMMPISGETSMFAMTGTYLNKPLSFMCGINLFYAMSMIAPSEITATAILIQYWTDANSAIFISIFIVVTVSLTMLPVHFFGESEFWVSIIKLFCITGLVILGIVIFFGGAPNQDKVLGFHYWKHPGAFNPHLVPGNTGKFLACWTAIIKSGFSYVLVPEVVVSCAAEAKDPRRNMPRVAQRFVYRLALFYVCGSLTIGIMVGYDNSRLLNAIAAGESNAAASPFVIGIQEVGIRVLPHIINACILTSAYSCGTSVLYGASRVLHSMAVNGAVPKIFATTNRFGTPYYSTAAASVFCLLAYLNCSDSSSVVFTWLSNIATISGFVDWMLVCVVYLRFRKVIEHANLTDKMPFRKRFMKPLAYLSCGFFAILSLTNGYAVFVADNWNVSDFFACYTTLGLAAVLYIGAAIYYKTIKLRDLDEVAAEIIPKIAMADEEEKGEVPIVPKNWLEKVWYFLV, encoded by the coding sequence ATGGTAAAAACACCACAGATGCAAGAGCTTCCTCTCTCCCCTtatgcttcaaaagttgcAATAGATAATTCACACTCAAGGCCCAACTACGGGCATAGTGCTGATTCGTGGAACAATGAAAAAAGCGCTTATCAAGTCGATCAGATCATCGATGTGGAGGACGCGTCTATGGAGCTTATTGAAGGCCAGGAACACCAGGTTGCAAGAAAGCTTAAATCCAGACATATACAGTTGATTGCACTCGGCGGAGCAATCGGAACTGGCCTGTTTATTGGTTCTGGCGGTGCTCTGAGTGTGTGCGGCCCCGCACCACTTCTGATCTCTTATATGATCATGTCGTTCTTCGTGTGGTGCATCATGAACTTCCTAACTGAAATGGTATGCATGATGCCTATTTCGGGCGAGACGTCTATGTTTGCTATGACGGGAACTTATTTGAACAAGCCTCTATCTTTTATGTGCGGTATCAACTTGTTCTATGCCATGTCGATGATTGCACCATCTGAAATTACTGCTACGGCTATTTTGATCCAGTATTGGACGGACGCGAATTCTGCCATTTTCATCTCTATCTTCATCGTTGTGACGGTGTCTTTGACCATGCTGCCAGTTCATTTCTTTGGTGAAAGTGAATTCTGGGTCTCtatcatcaagctcttctgtATCACTGGTTTGGTCATCTTGGGcatcgtcatcttctttgGTGGCGCACCAAATCAAGACAAAGTGCTAGGCTTTCACTACTGGAAACACCCAGGCGCTTTCAACCCCCACCTTGTCCCTGGAAACACCGGAAAGTTTTTGGCGTGCTGGACTGCCATTATTAAGAGCGGGTTTTCTTACGTCTTGGTGCCTGAGGTTGTTGTATCCTGTGCGGCAGAAGCCAAGGATCCAAGAAGAAACATGCCAAGAGTTGCCCAACGTTTTGTTTACCGTCTTGCTCTCTTTTACGTTTGTGGCTCGCTCACAATCGGCATTATGGTTGGTTACGATAACAGCCGTTTGTTGAATGCCATTGCTGCAGGTGAATCCAATGCAGCGGCTTCTCCCTTCGTTATTGGTATCCAGGAAGTTGGTATTCGTGTACTTCCACACATCATCAATGCATGTATCTTGACTAGTGCGTACTCCTGTGGTACCTCCGTGCTATATGGTGCTTCGAGAGTTTTGCACTCGATGGCTGTCAACGGCGCTGTCCCTAAAATTTTTGCGACGACCAACCGTTTTGGGACTCCATACTACAGCACTGCTGCTGCGAGCGTCTTCTGTTTATTGGCCTACCTCAATTGCTCAGACTCTTCGAGTGTGGTTTTCACCTGGCTGTCTAATATTGCAACCATTTCTGGATTTGTCGATTGGATGCTTGTCTGCGTGGTTTACTTGAGGTTTAGAAAGGTTATCGAACATGCTAACTTGACTGATAAAATGCCTTTCAGGAAGCGTTTTATGAAACCATTGGCTTATTTGAGCTGTGGCTTTTTTGCCATACTTAGCTTGACGAATGGTTACGCCGTTTTTGTTGCAGACAACTGGAATGTCAGCGACTTTTTCGCATGTTACACAACCCTGGGCTTGGCTGCCGTACTATACATTGGTGCAGCGATATATTACAAGACTATAAAACTCAGAGATTTGGACGAAGTTGCCGCTGAAATTATTCCTAAGATTGCAATGgccgatgaagaagagaagggTGAAGTACCAATAGTGCCTAAGAATTGGCTGGAAAAGGTCTGGTATTTCCTAGTATAA
- a CDS encoding KLTH0F04070p (weakly similar to uniprot|P18544 Saccharomyces cerevisiae YOL140W ARG8 Acetylornithine aminotransferase catalyzes the fourth step in the biosynthesis of the arginine precursor ornithine) produces MTVSSAKSISKPSYNFQGTVDQTGPQVVGGKGVRIDVEKEGKVHENVLDAITGAAVGALGWGDEDALDIINKAARTSTYSYPCLISNKPSEALAKYYIDHSPEGAFSAALWCTSGSESNENALRIIRQYWLERGLPNKIKLMSRESSYHGFTLGAQSISWNPRVEPYAPYLMDREKINIQIPAAYTYRFKKDDETEEDYAKRLVDATEKKILENDPNTIAALTVETLPGSSLGTTPPPKGYLKGLRDLCNKYDIIFHLDEVMCGTGRSNPNGNFNCWENYLAPTDAPDIQTVGKTLGSGYVTIAGILIGPKIRSAYVEGSKSIHGGNTYSSHAFNCAVSLGIMQKLKNEKLTANIFKMGNLMGEKLSQILLSEDNIAGDVRGIGGFWSVEFVKDRATKEPFDLSLNIAGRFKAICFENNLNVMGMPGNPDGSCGDRCLLAPSFIITEKDVDEIVEIMAKSVLQLSSDLRKEGAW; encoded by the coding sequence ATGACTGTTTCCTCTGCCAAATCGATTTCCAAACCCTCGTACAACTTCCAAGGCACTGTTGACCAGACCGGCCCTCAAGTAGTCGGTGGAAAAGGTGTTCGAATTGACgttgagaaagaaggtAAGGTTCACGAAAACGTCCTTGACGCCATCACAGGTGCTGCTGTTGGGGCCCTAGGCTGGGGTGATGAAGATGCTTTGGACATCATTAACAAGGCTGCCCGCACCTCTACTTACTCTTACCCGTGTTTGATCTCTAACAAACCGTCTGAAGCCCTAGCAAAGTACTACATTGATCACTCACCAGAAGGTGCCTTTTCCGCTGCTTTGTGGTGTACATCTGGTTCCGAGAGCAACGAAAACGCGTTGAGAATCATTCGCCAGTATTGGTTAGAGCGCGGCCTTCCAAATAAAATCAAGCTAATGAGCAGAGAGAGTTCATATCACGGATTTACTCTTGGAGCCCAATCAATCTCCTGGAACCCTAGAGTTGAACCGTACGCCCCTTATCTCATGGACCGTGAGAAGATTAATATCCAAATCCCTGCTGCCTACACCTACCgtttcaagaaagatgaCGAAACGGAAGAAGACTACGCTAAACGCTTAGTTGACGCCACTGAGAAAAAGATATTAGAAAACGATCCCAACACAATCGCAGCCCTCACCGTTGAAACCCTGCCAGGCTCTTCCCTGGGTACTACTCCACCCCCAAAGGGTTACTTGAAGGGTCTAAGAGATTTGTGCAACAAATACGACATAATTTTCCATTTGGACGAGGTTATGTGCGGTACCGGCAGGTCAAACCCGAACGGCAACTTCAACTGCTGGGAAAACTATTTGGCCCCAACGGACGCTCCAGATATCCAAACTGTTGGTAAGACTTTAGGCTCCGGGTACGTTACCATCGCAGGTATCTTAATTGGTCCGAAGATTAGAAGCGCTTACGTCGAGGGTTCCAAGTCTATTCACGGCGGAAACACATATTCTTCTCATGCTTTCAATTGCGCTGTTTCCTTGGGTATTAtgcaaaagctcaaaaacgaaaagctAACTGCAaacattttcaagatgGGGAACCTCATGGGCGAGAAGCTATCTCAGATTCTATTATCCGAGGATAACATCGCTGGTGATGTTAGAGGTATTGGTGGTTTCTGGTCTGTTGAGTTTGTCAAAGATAGAGCTACTAAGGAGCCATTCGATTTGTCTTTGAATATTGCTGGTCGATTCAAAGCTATTTGCTTCGAGAATAATTTAAACGTTATGGGTATGCCAGGCAACCCAGACGGAAGCTGTGGTGACCGTTGCTTGCTGGCGCCGTCCTTCATTATCACCGAAAAAGATGTCGACGAAATTGTCGAAATCATGGCTAAGTCAGTTCTGCAGTTGAGCTCTGACTTGCGCAAGGAAGGTGCTTGGTGA
- the SYP1 gene encoding Syp1p (similar to uniprot|P25623 Saccharomyces cerevisiae YCR030C SYP1 Protein with a potential role in actin cytoskeletal organization overexpression suppresses a pfy1 (profilin) null mutation) encodes MEGERTKYANSILVSKGPLEATEIIRLRLSQAKLINKNFYLLFRELSEMKRNYAQQLRKVIAENEHLEKMLARDMLENRVLTAEELRNFQFDSLGPLKQMWAGVFDALKLELQTSTDLYHTLDRDVIANLKDFTEKDPRWNQSRHLHSSLSKIAVDIERSGRESGASEKKNLQEASSQWDSQAADLFELFESTDYHRLLCLKNCLLTYQSGLGDYLAQNTQKSEEVMAQILGFDPEREIDRFARDASSYNFRFKAPAFPVDEAPSSASHKKEPRSAKNGHNALGGIANRLSSSGTVVKHDLMKSEFSDSSNNSSLKQKKSSNKLKSKMGSIFGRNKLKSKKSDRLQDNVIAESETSSVRTDDSGTRTRGSSTPAPSPLKDTVNKSGLTSESRNGSSAERPPRLTSAATASTLSIHQPPLKPQQREKPPPAEATPVGPAASTDALTANDAAKTVPPLHVQAPHGAQIPVQAPAQAQAQAQAQAQAQAQAQAQAQAQAQAQAQAQAPAPPPSRKTGPALQSTAPREPHGSVPAPATVNRRDVQSKLFTDLSQADIDAQQNRRLSSLSSQMTGELKALNPQSTGSSLTHSVSIGQSIFHHSELTSFGLNASVAEVINATYKDGVLASSQLIGEVALNYLADDQELPIDINLKMNNFNSFEKVIVNQAFIEQVQPEIYKINPRFIQSRTLGAFKYSLADPVAPLVIHPALRFEDHQASVVLTLKIAPNVDSFVQELTLDDLIVFVSIEGASATSALSKPQGSFSKEKKRITWRFSEPVTIKKGGEERLIARFMTDGRAHESSKGVGAKFTIKSYQFGSALDMESQEVDADDPFAANAGWKPVTTKRTLVAGNYMGLSQ; translated from the coding sequence ATGGAAGGTGAGAGGACAAAGTACGCCAACTCTATTTTGGTGTCGAAGGGGCCTCTAGAGGCTACCGAGATTATCCGGCTGCGGCTATCGCAAGCCAAGCTCATTAACAAGAACTTTTATCTGCTCTTCCGTGAGCTCTCGGAGATGAAGCGCAACTACGCGCAGCAATTGCGCAAGGTGATTGCCGAGAACGAGCACCTGGAGAAGATGCTTGCTCGCGACATGCTGGAAAACAGAGTGCTGACAGCTGAGGAGCTGCGTAACTTTCAATTCGACTCCTTGGGGCCGCTCAAGCAAATGTGGGCCGGCGTTTTCGACGCGCTAAAGCTCGAGCTGCAGACTTCAACCGATCTGTATCACACGCTCGACCGCGACGTGATCGCCAATTTGAAGGATTTCACGGAAAAGGACCCTCGCTGGAACCAGAGCAGGCACCTCCACTCATCCTTATCTAAGATCGCGGTTGACATTGAGAGGTCTGGCCGGGAGTCCGGTGCCtctgaaaagaagaacttgcaGGAAGCCAGTTCCCAATGGGACTCCCAGGCTGCAGATTTgtttgagctcttcgagtCTACAGACTACCACCGGCTCTTGTGTCTTAAGAACTGTTTGCTGACATACCAAAGTGGGCTTGGAGACTACCTAGCGCAAAACACCCAGAAGAGCGAGGAAGTTATGGCACAGATACTCGGTTTTGATCCAGAGCGCGAGATCGACCGTTTTGCACGGGACGCCTCTAGTTACAACTTCCGGTTCAAAGCCCCAGCTTTTCCCGTGGACGAAGCGCCCTCGTCAGCTTCGCACAAAAAGGAGCCCCGCTCCGCTAAGAACGGTCACAATGCGCTTGGAGGCATTGCCAACAGGCTCTCCTCCTCTGGAACGGTGGTGAAGCAcgacttgatgaagtcgGAATTTTCGGACTCCTCAAACAATAGCTCTctgaagcagaagaaatcTTCCAACAAGCTCAAATCCAAGATGGGCTCGATATTCGGAAGGAACAAACTtaagtcaaaaaagtccGACCGGCTTCAGGATAACGTCATTGCAGAAAGCGAGACGTCTTCAGTGAGGACAGACGACTCTGGCACGCGTACAAGAGGATCCTCTACCCCTGCGCCAAGTCCCCTGAAAGATACCGTAAACAAGAGCGGTTTGACCTCCGAGTCCAGGAACGGAAGCTCGGCTGAGCGCCCTCCTAGACTCACGTCTGCAGCCACTGCCTCGACTCTGTCGATTCACCAGCCTCCACTTAAGCCACAGCAGCGGGAGAAGCCCCCTCCAGCCGAAGCAACCCCAGTTGGTCCCGCAGCCTCAACTGACGCATTAACGGCTAATGATGCTGCCAAGACGGTTCCTCCACTTCATGTGCAGGCCCCACATGGCGCTCAAATTCCAGTCCAGGCTCCTGCTCAGGCacaggctcaggctcaggcaCAGGCacaggctcaggctcaggctcaggctcaggctcaggctcaggctcaggctcaggctcaggctcaggccCCTGCCCCACCACCCTCCAGAAAGACGGGCCCCGCTCTGCAATCCACCGCTCCCAGGGAGCCTCACGGTTCTGTCCCCGCCCCAGCAACAGTGAATAGACGCGACGTCCAGTCGAAGTTGTTTACGGACCTTTCTCAGGCAGACATTGACGCTCAACAAAACAGGCGTCTTTCATCGCTCTCTTCGCAGATGACTGGCGAGCTCAAGGCACTCAACCCTCAGTCAACGGGTTCGTCTTTGACGCATTCCGTATCGATTGGACAATCAATTTTCCACCATTCCGAGTTAACCTCTTTCGGGCTTAACGCGAGTGTTGCTGAAGTGATTAACGCCACATACAAAGATGGTGTTCTCGCTTCGTCTCAGCTAATAGGTGAAGTTGCACTGAACTATCTAGCTGACGACCAAGAACTTCCGATAGACatcaacttgaaaatgaacaatttcaacagcttcGAAAAAGTCATTGTGAACCAAGCATTCATTGAACAAGTCCAGCCAGAAATTTATAAAATAAATCCTCGTTTCATTCAGTCCAGGACGCTTGGTGCATTCAAATATTCCTTAGCAGACCCGGTGGCTCCTCTTGTCATCCATCCAGCGTTGAGGTTTGAGGACCACCAAGCTAGCGTTGTTCTCACGCTAAAAATTGCCCCTAACGTAGACTCGTTTGTTCAAGAGTTGACCTTAGATGATCTCATAGTCTTTGTTTCCATCGAAGGCGCGTCGGCCACAAGTGCACTGTCAAAGCCTCAAGGCTCCTTCAgtaaagagaaaaaaagaatAACATGGAGATTCTCCGAGCCAGTGACTATCAAGAAAGGCGGAGAAGAGAGGTTAATCGCAAGATTCATGACGGATGGAAGAGCTCATGAATCTTCGAAAGGTGTTGGCGCAAAGTTCACGATCAAGAGCTACCAATTTGGAAGCGCTTTGGACATGGAAAGCCAAGAGGTTGACGCCGACGATCCATTTGCCGCTAATGCGGGTTGGAAGCCTGTCACAACAAAGCGGACTTTGGTGGCAGGGAACTATATGGGCTTATCCCAGTGA
- the ATG36 gene encoding Atg36p (weakly similar to uniprot|P46983 Saccharomyces cerevisiae YJL185C Hypothetical ORF), whose translation MAFNSYHRRGSRSAAHATLANQNFDEVEELLSRNVNALDIHILNAPLQHEQDAVSEDSRLFTNEVKSEEFAILSTSSERDANRELELVGDLLGAAAFEKPELEGAAELAVSKSQRIDDWCLQNGLRNQTFQAPANRKIQDIIEAWGVVDDSPPTRMLRPFRQSEPSHKHPENYTAHLLDLMSPPQRLRLRKFVEQMMPLLKRQLTTRFQAYRFKSVPSAFINRDLQLHCSLQGELLLEPQSANDLVGSMNSDHNESSRCSSPSSISKASENVRSWHSWNMVSRSDADHIPSY comes from the coding sequence ATGGCATTTAATAGCTATCATAGAAGGGGCTCGCGCTCAGCGGCGCATGCTACGCTCGCAAACCAAAATTTCGACGAAGTTGAGGAGCTTCTCTCTCGTAACGTCAACGCACTCGACATACACATACTGAATGCACCTTTGCAGCATGAACAAGATGCTGTGAGCGAGGACTCAAGACTTTTCACAAATGAGGTAAAGTCTGAGGAGTTTGCCATTCTCTCAACGTCCAGTGAGCGGGACGCGAACCGCGAACTCGAACTTGTAGGGGATCTATTGGGCGCAGCTGCCTTTGAGAAGCCAGAGCTGGAGGGCGCAGCTGAACTTGCAGTTTCCAAGTCCCAAAGGATTGACGACTGGTGTCTGCAGAATGGACTAAGAAACCAGACCTTTCAAGCCCCAGCAAAcagaaaaattcaagataTCATTGAGGCGTGGGGAGTCGTCGATGACTCTCCACCAACCCGCATGCTGCGACCATTCCGACAATCAGAACCTTCGCATAAGCACCCTGAAAATTATACTGCACACTTACTCGATTTGATGAGCCCTCCGCAGCGGCTTCGGCTTCGCAAATTTGTAGAGCAGATGATGCCCCTTCTCAAGCGACAGCTCACTACTCGCTTCCAAGCTTACCGCTTCAAAAGCGTTCCATCCGCTTTCATTAACAGAGATCTTCAGCTGCATTGTTCTCTACAAGGCGAACTCCTGTTAGAACCCCAAAGCGCCAACGATCTCGTAGGTTCCATGAATTCGGACCATAACGAGAGCAGCCGCTGCTCCAGCCCTTCAAGCATATCGAAGGCCTCAGAAAACGTACGATCGTGGCATAGCTGGAACATGGTATCAAGATCCGATGCTGACCATATTCCGAGTTACTga
- the RIM1 gene encoding Rim1p (similar to uniprot|P32445 Saccharomyces cerevisiae YCR028C-A RIM1 Single-stranded DNA-binding protein that is essential for mitochondrial genome maintenance Single-stranded zinc finger DNA-binding protein), with amino-acid sequence MLRQQVRSLHATARRYNFSKMTIVGRIGSDFTEYTSANNNKYLKYSVASQPRRDGPTNWYNVTVFNEPQINFLTHYVRKGALVYVEADAANYSFEREDGSKGTTLSLVQSMFKRASKDAAQSVP; translated from the exons ATGCTTCGTCAACAAGTCAGGTCGCTGCACGCTACCGCCAGAAGATACAACTTCTCCAAGATGACTATTGTGGGCCGTATTGGTTCGGATTTCACGGAGTACACTTCtgccaacaacaacaaatacTTGAAGTACAGCGTTGCTTCGCAGCCTAGAAGAGACGGCCCAACAAACTGGTACAATGTCACGGTGTTCAACGAACCCCAAATTAACTTTCTGACTCACTATGTTAGAAAAGG TGCTTTGGTTTACGTCGAGGCCGACGCAGCCAACTACTCGTTTGAGAGAGAAGACGGGTCCAAGGGAACAACGCTGAGCTTAGTGCAAAGTATGTTCAAGAGGGCATCGAAAGATGCCGCGCAATCAGTACCGTGA
- the GON7 gene encoding chromatin DNA-binding EKC/KEOPS complex subunit GON7 (similar to uniprot|P46984 Saccharomyces cerevisiae YJL184W GON7 Protein of unknown function proposed to be involved in the transfer of mannosylphosphate groups onto N-linked oligosaccharides also proposed to be involved in responding to osmotic stress), giving the protein MPSPFAIYKSPNSEPREFRVDPARDRYNTTNGTTTGPSAYVLQAGQVDRDKPSEPKCNEQGEFTELSILRMALTGLQDDINEYLTQQMEVAKNKKLKQDDEQRISGEINKLLDGGDDDDDDDDDQGSSSKKA; this is encoded by the coding sequence ATGCCCAGCCCATTTGCGATCTACAAGTCGCCTAACTCGGAGCCTCGCGAGTTTCGCGTGGATCCTGCGCGAGACCGCTACAACACTACCAACGGAACCACAACTGGGCCCAGCGCTTATGTGTTGCAAGCTGGCCAGGTTGACAGGGACAAACCCTCAGAACCCAAATGCAATGAACAAGGAGAGTTCACAGAGCTGAGCATTCTTCGCATGGCGCTGACAGGGCTCCAAGACGACATCAACGAGTATTTGACACAGCAGATGGAGGTTGCTAAGAACAAAAAACTGAAGCAAGACGACGAGCAGCGGATAAGTGGTGAGATTAACAAGCTACTTGATGGAGgcgatgatgacgatgacgatgacgatgacCAAGGTAGCTCTAGCAAAAAAGCGTGA